The following coding sequences lie in one Corynebacterium anserum genomic window:
- a CDS encoding alpha/beta hydrolase, with product MTEHNTAPNSAPTSVDPVQPPAFTRIAAAGAGVLSSLPTGLLRLLGSHTNRDGDKLDADVRATLMALKIVSSDDLTDLPIADGRVMLDEEAYMACPKSSVYQVGSVTEHEVAGVRVRHYRPKGAESVEVDLPTVVYFHGGGWVLGSLDSHDSTCRWLCARGDVAVLSVDYRLAPEHAFPAGLDDATAVTVAVLNGEVAGTDPARVVTAGDSAGGNLTAAVNLRLRDEGKPLPCLQMLFVPVTDLRTFETGSYQEFAKGPYLTAKHMEWYRERYVPNEDDRHSSYASPLAATDLSGLPPAYVAVAGFDVLRDEGEAYAHRLSEAGVDVTLRRHGGLTHPFVNSTGTWKNARTAMDEAVGALRLALRIS from the coding sequence ATGACAGAGCACAACACAGCACCTAATTCTGCACCTACGTCCGTCGACCCTGTCCAGCCACCCGCTTTCACGCGGATTGCTGCTGCAGGCGCTGGAGTTTTATCTTCTTTGCCTACTGGGTTACTGCGCTTGTTGGGGAGCCACACGAACAGGGACGGCGACAAGTTGGATGCGGATGTTCGCGCCACACTCATGGCTCTCAAGATTGTGTCCAGTGATGATCTGACTGATCTGCCTATAGCCGATGGACGTGTCATGCTTGACGAGGAAGCCTACATGGCTTGCCCGAAGAGCAGCGTGTATCAGGTTGGAAGTGTCACTGAGCATGAGGTTGCCGGGGTGCGGGTACGGCATTACCGCCCGAAGGGTGCGGAATCCGTTGAGGTGGATCTGCCGACTGTGGTGTACTTCCATGGCGGCGGTTGGGTGCTGGGCTCCCTCGATTCCCATGATTCGACGTGCCGTTGGCTGTGTGCTCGCGGTGATGTGGCCGTTTTAAGTGTGGATTACCGTTTGGCTCCGGAGCACGCGTTTCCTGCGGGCTTGGATGATGCCACCGCGGTTACTGTCGCTGTTCTTAACGGGGAGGTCGCAGGTACTGACCCAGCTCGCGTGGTGACTGCTGGAGATTCCGCAGGTGGCAACCTCACTGCTGCGGTAAACCTGCGTTTGCGCGATGAGGGCAAGCCCCTTCCATGCCTGCAGATGCTTTTTGTGCCCGTCACTGACCTGAGAACTTTCGAAACCGGTAGTTACCAAGAGTTCGCCAAGGGGCCGTATCTCACGGCTAAGCATATGGAGTGGTACCGCGAGCGCTATGTGCCTAACGAGGACGATAGGCACAGTTCTTATGCTTCTCCGTTAGCTGCAACAGATCTTTCTGGGCTGCCGCCTGCGTACGTTGCGGTGGCGGGCTTTGACGTACTGCGTGACGAAGGCGAGGCCTATGCGCACCGTTTGTCTGAGGCGGGTGTGGATGTGACTCTTCGACGCCACGGAGGCCTGACTCACCCCTTCGTGAACTCCACGGGCACGTGGAAGAACGCCCGGACAGCCATGGATGAGGCTGTGGGAGCGTTGCGTTTGGCTTTGAGAATCAGCTAA
- a CDS encoding valine--tRNA ligase: MSETSANSKSSAAGTSIGTDRSSRLPAAWNPADVELDLYEGWVNSGYFKADASSSKPPFSIVLPPPNVTGQLHMGHALDHTLMDHMARRKRMQGYEVLWLPGFDHAGIATQTKVEAMLKDTEGKDRFDYGREEFVDRVWEWKEKYGGVIQSQMRAIGDSVDWSRERFTLDEGLSRAVQTIFKALYDKGLIYRSNRMVNWSPVLQTAISDIEVVYSDDEGELVSIRYGSLKDDEPHVIVATTRVETMLGDVAVAVHPEDERYADLVGTSLPHPFLPDRQMIVVADDYVDPEFGTGAVKITPAHDPNDFALGQRHDLPMPVIMDETGHIAGTGTEFDGMDRYEAREKIRLALEKQGRIAGRKFPYVHSVGHSERSGEALEPRLSLQWYVKVGELAKMAGDAVREGDTVIHPSSQEPRWFDWVDDMHDWCISRQLWWGHRIPIWYGPEGEVVCCGPDDEPPTGPGWHQDDDVLDTWFSSALWPFSTMGWPANTEELSKFYPTSVLVTGYDILFFWVARMMMFATFADTLEDSPLKGGELGVPASERASRPQIPFREVFLHGLVRDERGRKMSKSLGNGIDPMDWVRDYGADALRFTLVRGANPGSDLPVGEDSAQSSRNFATKLYNATKFALMNGAQVGELPAREDLTDADRWILDRLEAVRAHVDMALDKHEFSWANEALYKFAWGEFCDWYLEIAKVQIPRDWDAATQEDIDRGIRTQLVLGRVLDSVLRMLHPAMPYVTEVLWKALTDGVEGYESSLMISQWPDAQLTNGGVKPDADALRRIEDVEKLVTELRRFRSDQGVKPTQKVPAAVDFAAADLVDLEDAVRSIVRIEQPDAEFTATASIEVRLSQATVTVELDTSGTVDVAAERKRLEKDLAIAQKELDNAAKKLSNENFLSKAPEKVVEGIRERQRVAQEEFQRITARLEELPKA; the protein is encoded by the coding sequence GTGAGTGAAACCAGTGCTAATTCCAAGTCCTCAGCTGCCGGTACATCCATCGGCACTGACCGTTCTTCCAGACTACCTGCGGCGTGGAATCCCGCTGACGTAGAACTTGATCTGTACGAAGGCTGGGTTAATTCTGGCTATTTCAAAGCGGATGCTTCCAGCTCCAAGCCTCCGTTTTCCATCGTGCTGCCTCCACCGAACGTGACGGGTCAGTTACATATGGGACACGCTTTAGACCACACGTTGATGGATCACATGGCTCGCCGTAAGCGGATGCAGGGCTATGAGGTGCTGTGGTTACCGGGCTTTGACCACGCGGGTATCGCTACCCAAACCAAGGTTGAGGCCATGCTCAAGGACACTGAGGGTAAAGACCGCTTTGACTATGGTCGCGAAGAGTTTGTTGATCGCGTATGGGAGTGGAAAGAGAAATACGGTGGAGTTATCCAATCCCAAATGCGCGCTATTGGCGATTCTGTGGACTGGTCACGTGAGCGTTTCACGCTGGATGAAGGTCTCTCCCGAGCTGTGCAGACCATCTTTAAAGCCCTGTATGACAAGGGCTTAATCTATCGTTCCAACCGTATGGTGAATTGGTCGCCAGTGTTGCAGACCGCCATTTCTGATATCGAGGTTGTTTACTCCGATGATGAAGGTGAGCTGGTATCCATCCGATATGGCTCGCTGAAGGATGATGAACCTCACGTGATTGTGGCGACCACCCGTGTAGAGACGATGTTGGGTGATGTGGCAGTAGCGGTGCACCCTGAAGACGAACGCTACGCTGACCTCGTTGGCACTTCGTTGCCTCACCCATTCTTGCCGGATCGCCAGATGATCGTCGTTGCTGATGATTATGTTGATCCAGAGTTTGGCACGGGTGCTGTCAAGATCACTCCTGCACACGATCCAAACGACTTTGCGCTGGGACAGCGTCACGATTTACCGATGCCGGTGATCATGGATGAAACCGGTCATATAGCGGGCACTGGAACTGAGTTCGATGGCATGGATCGTTACGAGGCACGTGAGAAGATCCGCCTAGCGCTGGAAAAACAGGGGCGTATTGCAGGTCGTAAGTTTCCTTACGTCCACTCCGTAGGCCATTCCGAACGCTCTGGCGAGGCGCTCGAGCCACGTCTGTCGCTGCAGTGGTACGTAAAGGTCGGAGAATTGGCAAAGATGGCCGGAGATGCAGTGCGCGAAGGCGATACCGTTATTCACCCGTCGTCGCAAGAACCGCGGTGGTTTGACTGGGTTGATGATATGCATGACTGGTGTATTTCCCGCCAACTGTGGTGGGGTCACCGCATCCCAATCTGGTATGGCCCCGAGGGGGAAGTGGTGTGCTGTGGCCCAGACGATGAACCACCAACAGGGCCCGGTTGGCACCAGGACGACGATGTCCTAGATACATGGTTTAGTTCTGCCTTGTGGCCATTTTCCACCATGGGATGGCCAGCAAACACTGAAGAACTATCCAAGTTCTACCCAACGTCTGTGCTGGTCACTGGATATGACATTCTCTTCTTCTGGGTTGCGCGCATGATGATGTTCGCCACTTTCGCAGACACCCTAGAGGATTCTCCGCTAAAGGGTGGGGAACTGGGTGTTCCTGCTTCTGAACGTGCTAGCCGCCCACAGATTCCGTTCCGTGAAGTTTTCCTCCATGGCTTGGTGCGCGATGAACGTGGCCGCAAGATGTCCAAGTCTCTGGGGAACGGTATTGACCCGATGGACTGGGTTCGCGACTATGGCGCCGATGCGCTGCGTTTCACCTTGGTTCGCGGTGCTAACCCGGGCAGCGATTTGCCAGTGGGTGAAGATTCTGCGCAGTCCTCCCGTAACTTCGCTACCAAGCTGTACAATGCGACGAAGTTTGCGCTGATGAATGGGGCACAGGTGGGTGAGTTGCCGGCGCGAGAAGATCTGACTGATGCTGACCGTTGGATTTTGGACCGTTTGGAAGCTGTGCGTGCTCATGTGGACATGGCTCTCGATAAGCACGAATTCTCCTGGGCGAATGAAGCACTCTACAAATTTGCGTGGGGTGAGTTCTGTGATTGGTACCTGGAAATTGCCAAGGTGCAGATTCCACGGGATTGGGATGCTGCGACGCAAGAAGATATCGACCGGGGCATCCGCACTCAACTGGTGTTGGGTCGCGTCTTGGATTCTGTGCTGCGCATGCTCCATCCAGCTATGCCCTATGTGACGGAAGTGTTGTGGAAAGCGCTCACGGATGGTGTGGAAGGTTACGAATCATCACTGATGATCAGCCAGTGGCCAGACGCACAGCTCACCAATGGTGGTGTGAAGCCGGATGCCGACGCGCTGCGTCGAATCGAAGATGTAGAGAAGTTGGTCACGGAACTGCGCCGGTTCCGTTCTGACCAAGGCGTGAAGCCAACCCAGAAGGTGCCTGCTGCCGTTGATTTTGCCGCAGCGGATCTGGTCGATCTGGAGGACGCAGTGCGTTCCATCGTGCGCATTGAACAACCGGATGCGGAATTTACCGCAACGGCCTCGATCGAGGTGCGTCTATCCCAAGCTACTGTCACGGTGGAGCTCGATACGTCTGGAACCGTGGATGTTGCGGCGGAGCGCAAGCGTTTGGAGAAGGATTTGGCGATAGCCCAGAAGGAACTCGATAATGCTGCGAAGAAACTGAGCAACGAGAACTTCCTTTCCAAGGCGCCGGAGAAAGTCGTGGAAGGTATCCGGGAGCGTCAACGTGTCGCGCAGGAAGAATTCCAGCGGATCACCGCGCGCCTGGAAGAATTACCGAAAGCATAG
- the folC gene encoding bifunctional tetrahydrofolate synthase/dihydrofolate synthase, whose protein sequence is MDAALEELPGFGEVTLDEDGLALPIDQPGSAAEDDGEESLPDQPITTEDLRALAETEAELDLRWPETKIDPSLERIELLMDLLGHPERAFPAIHVAGTNGKTSVVRMIESLMRAFHRRTGRTTSPHLQIVTERIAIDGKPIHPNDYVRIWEEIKPYVEMVDARSEASGGPTMSKFEVLVAIAYAAFADAPVDVAVVETGMGGRWDATNVINADVAVITPIGMDHTDYLGETIEQIAGEKAGIIKSRWDTDDLLSPPDNVTIIAEQEPEAMNVLLAEAVEKDSAVARAGSEFGVLESSVAVGGQQLTLRGLGGTYENIFLPLSGEHQARNAAVALAAVEAFFGAGADKPLDIERVREGFTTVQSPGRLERVRTAPSVFIDASHNPHGAKALAEAMDRDFSFRRLVGVVGVLGDKDARGILRNLEPVLDEVVITTTNSPRALDVDTLAEYARDAFGEERVHVASNLPGAVELAIELAEEDSDGVLSGSGVLITGSVVTAGEARTLFAKEPV, encoded by the coding sequence ATCGACGCGGCCCTCGAAGAACTACCGGGATTTGGTGAAGTCACGCTCGATGAAGACGGGTTAGCGCTGCCGATCGATCAACCCGGCAGCGCCGCTGAAGATGACGGGGAGGAAAGCCTGCCTGACCAGCCCATCACTACCGAGGATCTTCGCGCCCTAGCAGAGACGGAAGCAGAACTTGATCTCCGCTGGCCAGAAACGAAGATTGACCCTTCGTTGGAGCGCATCGAACTCCTCATGGATCTTCTTGGACACCCCGAACGAGCTTTCCCCGCTATCCATGTGGCGGGTACTAACGGTAAGACTTCCGTAGTGCGGATGATTGAGTCCCTCATGCGGGCATTTCACAGGCGAACCGGGCGCACCACCAGTCCGCATCTGCAAATAGTCACCGAGCGCATAGCCATCGACGGTAAGCCGATCCATCCGAACGACTATGTGCGCATATGGGAAGAAATCAAACCCTATGTGGAGATGGTGGATGCTCGTAGCGAAGCGTCCGGAGGCCCTACAATGAGCAAGTTCGAGGTACTTGTTGCCATTGCATACGCTGCCTTCGCTGATGCTCCAGTAGACGTGGCGGTAGTGGAAACAGGGATGGGTGGACGCTGGGATGCCACGAATGTGATCAATGCAGACGTCGCCGTCATTACGCCCATTGGAATGGATCACACTGACTATCTAGGGGAGACGATTGAACAGATCGCGGGGGAGAAAGCCGGGATCATCAAGTCTCGTTGGGATACCGATGACCTCCTCAGCCCGCCGGATAACGTGACAATCATCGCGGAACAGGAACCAGAAGCCATGAACGTGTTGCTAGCTGAGGCGGTGGAGAAAGACTCTGCAGTGGCACGCGCTGGCAGCGAATTCGGGGTACTCGAATCTTCCGTGGCGGTGGGAGGGCAACAGCTCACCCTCCGTGGATTAGGAGGAACCTACGAAAATATTTTTCTGCCCCTGTCGGGTGAGCACCAGGCGCGCAATGCGGCGGTGGCGCTTGCGGCCGTGGAAGCATTCTTTGGTGCCGGTGCTGACAAACCGCTGGACATTGAGCGCGTGCGCGAAGGATTTACCACCGTGCAATCGCCGGGTCGTTTGGAACGTGTCCGCACCGCACCCAGCGTTTTCATTGATGCCTCGCATAACCCTCATGGTGCCAAGGCTTTGGCAGAGGCGATGGATCGTGACTTCTCTTTCCGGCGACTCGTTGGCGTGGTGGGTGTACTCGGCGATAAGGATGCCCGTGGAATCCTGCGCAACTTAGAGCCTGTATTGGATGAAGTGGTGATCACCACAACCAATTCACCGCGGGCTCTTGATGTGGACACTTTGGCAGAATATGCTCGCGATGCCTTTGGCGAAGAACGAGTGCATGTTGCATCCAACCTCCCCGGAGCAGTGGAACTCGCAATTGAGCTTGCGGAAGAGGACAGCGATGGCGTGCTTTCGGGGTCAGGAGTGCTGATCACCGGATCTGTAGTGACAGCCGGTGAAGCCCGCACTCTCTTTGCCAAGGAACCTGTATAG
- a CDS encoding DUF4233 domain-containing protein produces MSKKAKHPVEMGPLGPGHAPKNDPMKGLRGVMAGTHIMEAIVILLVLTVVTRVDPAHNATTFNIVYVLALGVAMIAAAFMQKAKFADALNIVLQILAVVGFIVHISMGVVGLMFVAVWWYIYTLKRNIVARMERGLLPSQHID; encoded by the coding sequence GTGTCCAAAAAAGCTAAGCACCCCGTAGAGATGGGGCCGTTGGGGCCGGGGCATGCGCCAAAGAATGATCCCATGAAGGGGTTGCGTGGAGTGATGGCTGGTACTCATATCATGGAAGCCATCGTTATACTTCTCGTGCTCACTGTGGTGACACGGGTGGACCCTGCACACAACGCCACCACCTTCAATATCGTCTATGTTTTGGCCTTGGGCGTGGCAATGATTGCTGCTGCTTTTATGCAGAAGGCTAAGTTTGCTGATGCACTGAACATCGTCTTGCAGATCCTGGCAGTTGTAGGGTTCATCGTTCACATCTCGATGGGAGTGGTGGGGCTGATGTTCGTTGCTGTGTGGTGGTACATATACACCTTGAAGCGCAACATCGTTGCCCGGATGGAACGAGGCCTTCTGCCAAGCCAACATATCGATTAG
- the ndk gene encoding nucleoside-diphosphate kinase: MTEKTLILIKPDGVKNGHVGEIIARIERKGLKLVAMDLRTADRETAEKHYAEHADKPFFGELVDFITSAPLVAGIVEGERAIDAWRQLAGGTDPVSKATPGTIRGDFALTVGENVVHGSDSPESAEREIAIWFPNL; this comes from the coding sequence ATGACTGAAAAGACTCTGATCCTTATCAAGCCAGACGGTGTGAAGAACGGCCATGTGGGCGAAATTATTGCTCGTATTGAGCGTAAGGGCTTGAAGCTCGTCGCTATGGATCTGCGCACTGCAGATCGTGAGACTGCAGAGAAGCACTACGCCGAGCACGCTGACAAGCCATTCTTCGGTGAGCTTGTTGATTTCATCACCTCTGCTCCACTGGTTGCCGGCATTGTTGAGGGTGAGCGTGCGATCGACGCATGGCGTCAGCTCGCTGGTGGAACCGACCCAGTCTCTAAGGCCACCCCGGGCACAATCCGCGGTGACTTCGCACTGACCGTGGGTGAGAACGTCGTTCATGGGTCAGACTCCCCAGAATCTGCTGAGCGCGAGATCGCGATCTGGTTCCCCAACCTGTAA
- a CDS encoding ABC transporter ATP-binding protein, giving the protein MSFSTTNVTWNRGGKLVVDDIDIEILPGETVGLLGPNGSGKSSLIRLLAGFNRPTTGTITLDNQLVEKISKKKFAQSVAVVTQHVDSAVDVTVGDVVRLGRIPHRGRWGTHSRDDATAIQHALESTGLIGLEDRLWNELSGGERQRVHIARALAQQPQELILDEPTNHLDIKHQLELLRLVSTLDATFIIALHDLNLASMFCDRLIILKQGRVVAVGTPADILTPKLISDVYEVETLVTIHPLTKRPLITYC; this is encoded by the coding sequence ATGAGCTTTAGCACTACTAATGTCACATGGAACCGCGGGGGCAAACTTGTAGTAGATGACATCGACATTGAGATCCTCCCAGGTGAGACCGTCGGCTTACTTGGCCCCAACGGCTCAGGAAAATCGTCCCTCATCCGCTTACTAGCAGGTTTTAACCGACCAACCACCGGCACCATCACATTAGACAATCAGCTTGTGGAGAAAATCAGCAAAAAGAAGTTTGCACAATCTGTCGCCGTGGTTACTCAGCATGTAGATAGCGCGGTCGATGTCACTGTCGGTGATGTTGTTCGTTTAGGACGCATTCCCCACCGCGGTCGATGGGGTACACACTCCCGTGATGATGCCACAGCGATCCAGCATGCTTTGGAATCAACGGGGCTCATCGGTTTGGAGGATCGCCTGTGGAATGAGCTGTCTGGTGGCGAGCGTCAACGCGTCCATATTGCTCGCGCACTGGCGCAACAGCCGCAAGAACTTATTCTGGACGAACCAACCAATCACTTAGATATTAAGCATCAATTGGAATTATTGCGTCTCGTCTCCACATTGGATGCCACATTCATCATCGCTCTGCATGATTTGAATTTGGCGTCGATGTTTTGCGACCGGCTTATCATTTTGAAGCAGGGGCGGGTGGTTGCTGTAGGAACGCCTGCAGATATCCTCACACCAAAGCTCATCAGTGATGTGTATGAGGTAGAAACGCTAGTGACTATTCACCCACTCACTAAACGTCCCCTCATCACTTACTGCTAA
- a CDS encoding FecCD family ABC transporter permease has translation MRVALIITAVALLALIASVAVVITMGTADISLVNVRDIISNHLLHTDIPVRRSEDAIVWEDRLPRSLVAAACGAGLALCGVIMQSLLKNPLADPYVLGISSGASAGAVTVGVLGIGGVSLGLSLGAFIGAMMSFAVVLWIAHMAGGTGPLILLAGVAATQLFSALTSLIIFAFADSDETRGVMFWLLGSLEGVRWDDVWLCLSVVGIAVSLCWYFSHVLDAFTFGDDIADSLGINVRAARLALLSLTALLTATLVSVAGSIGFIGLVLPHAGRLFVGSKHSSLIPVTVIAGALFMVWIDAISRVVFSPTPLPAGVGTAIIGVPVFVALLIKRRGIR, from the coding sequence ATGAGAGTGGCATTGATCATCACAGCTGTCGCCCTCCTGGCGCTCATTGCTTCTGTGGCGGTAGTCATCACGATGGGCACCGCCGATATTTCTCTGGTTAATGTCCGAGACATCATAAGCAATCACCTTCTCCACACTGACATCCCTGTTCGTCGATCGGAGGATGCGATTGTCTGGGAAGATCGCCTACCGCGGTCTCTCGTTGCTGCGGCCTGTGGAGCAGGCTTGGCTCTATGTGGTGTCATCATGCAGTCACTCCTGAAAAATCCTCTCGCCGATCCTTATGTGCTGGGAATTTCATCCGGAGCTTCTGCAGGTGCCGTCACCGTGGGGGTTCTGGGAATAGGCGGTGTGTCCTTGGGCTTATCCCTGGGAGCATTCATTGGCGCAATGATGAGCTTTGCTGTCGTGCTGTGGATTGCCCACATGGCCGGAGGGACGGGGCCCCTCATTCTCCTCGCTGGAGTCGCTGCTACTCAATTATTTTCTGCTCTTACCTCCCTCATAATCTTCGCCTTCGCCGATTCAGATGAAACCCGCGGTGTTATGTTTTGGCTTTTAGGTTCACTCGAGGGAGTTCGCTGGGACGATGTGTGGCTCTGCCTCAGCGTTGTCGGCATCGCCGTATCGCTATGCTGGTATTTTTCCCACGTGCTGGATGCTTTTACCTTTGGCGACGACATCGCCGATTCCCTGGGCATCAATGTCCGTGCCGCCCGGCTGGCTTTGCTTTCACTCACTGCACTGTTGACTGCAACATTAGTTTCCGTAGCTGGTTCCATAGGTTTTATCGGGTTGGTTCTACCACACGCTGGCCGGCTTTTCGTTGGTTCAAAGCACTCGAGCCTTATTCCTGTGACCGTGATTGCGGGCGCGTTGTTTATGGTGTGGATAGATGCCATTAGCCGCGTAGTATTCTCCCCTACCCCACTTCCCGCTGGCGTGGGAACCGCAATAATTGGCGTGCCAGTATTTGTAGCGCTATTGATCAAGAGGAGGGGAATCCGATGA
- a CDS encoding ABC transporter substrate-binding protein gives MTSTLRTAALACGLISTMLLSACGESEPVPAIDAPSSSAASAPAATPEGTTHYPLTVDNCGKEFTFDKAPERVVSLDQGMTEIMLSLGLQDRMVGTASWTDPVLPQLEQANAQVERLSDNAPTYEAVMDKDPDFVVASFGRHYKQEGGVATRERFGETDIPAVLSYTDCEGPLMINGGGTRTRSLTADKIYKDVEVIAQIFDVQERGQRLIDDLKKRVDRAHSAIHSHGESVGYWFADTKTPYFAGGYGFGNVLSENSGMKNIFADEKDDWIASTWENVLDKNPDILVLGDLERNRFPGDKLADKKEFLSTDPVASQMNAVKEHKYIALHGAELNPSIRFADALEKIATYLDQH, from the coding sequence ATGACCTCCACTCTGCGTACGGCCGCACTAGCCTGTGGCCTGATATCTACGATGCTGCTCTCCGCCTGTGGCGAGTCCGAACCAGTTCCGGCTATTGATGCACCTTCTTCCTCCGCTGCGTCGGCCCCTGCTGCCACACCCGAGGGCACCACACACTACCCACTCACCGTGGACAACTGTGGGAAAGAGTTTACATTCGATAAGGCTCCAGAACGCGTCGTTTCTTTAGACCAAGGCATGACCGAAATCATGCTGTCGCTCGGGCTCCAAGATCGCATGGTCGGCACCGCGTCGTGGACAGATCCAGTCCTTCCTCAATTGGAGCAAGCCAATGCACAAGTTGAACGCCTCAGTGATAACGCTCCCACCTACGAAGCAGTTATGGACAAAGACCCCGATTTCGTAGTAGCTTCTTTCGGCCGACACTATAAACAAGAAGGTGGTGTGGCCACCCGTGAGCGCTTCGGCGAAACAGATATTCCAGCCGTCTTGTCGTACACCGACTGTGAAGGTCCGCTCATGATTAATGGCGGAGGTACCCGCACACGGTCTTTGACTGCTGACAAAATCTATAAGGATGTTGAAGTCATCGCCCAGATTTTTGACGTACAAGAACGCGGACAACGCCTCATCGATGACTTGAAGAAGCGTGTAGATAGAGCTCATTCCGCTATCCATTCTCACGGAGAAAGCGTTGGCTATTGGTTCGCGGACACCAAAACCCCTTACTTTGCTGGCGGCTACGGTTTCGGAAACGTCCTCTCTGAGAATTCGGGCATGAAGAATATCTTTGCCGATGAAAAAGATGATTGGATCGCCTCGACGTGGGAAAACGTTCTTGACAAAAACCCGGACATACTGGTGCTGGGCGATCTCGAACGCAACCGTTTTCCAGGCGACAAACTGGCAGATAAAAAGGAGTTTCTGTCTACCGATCCAGTAGCTAGCCAAATGAATGCGGTCAAAGAACACAAGTACATTGCCTTGCACGGCGCGGAACTGAATCCTTCTATCCGCTTTGCAGACGCTTTAGAAAAGATCGCAACATATCTTGACCAGCACTGA